The Campylobacter sp. CN_NE2 genome contains a region encoding:
- the abc-f gene encoding ribosomal protection-like ABC-F family protein produces MALVDLIDVTKKFGSNVVLDAVNFSVNDKERIAIIGKNGGGKSTLMKILCGIYEVDDGRVVTQNNINIQMLEQAPKFSENLSVKDVLRNEAKEIYNAIAEYGEILDQIANEPDDKDLLAYQDRLIKFIDSKDGWNIDNKIERILVHFKLKEYENRSACTLSGGEIRRVALGGLILKKPDILLLDEPTNHLDVYMVKFLEEFLLNSKQTIVFISHDRYFIDRLATRCVELEDGHLSNFDGGYANYLEKKQEMLASLQKSHETLLKQLKYEEEWLRRGVKARLKRNEGRKARILAMREEAKKNPGAIRKVKLELERANKSFNKGGLDENRRKMLFEFKNVSKKQNEKTLFSNFNARVLQGERIGIVGANGAGKSTLLKIMLGESKIDGGEIKRGDIKIGYFDQSRTGISDDKSLIEIFCPNGGDHIMVRGHYMHVYGYLKNFLFPKEFLDKPVSVLSGGERNRLALAKLFTQEFDCLILDEPTNDLDIATINILEEYLMSFEGAVIVVSHDRYFVDKITNKLWAFENGNIDQIYVPYSEYLEYEDEIKELDEIEKEFDSKKPNDANKKEKTQSAKLSYKQSKILEEYPALIEALEIRIKELNKALSTPEIYQEVGIQTLFEELEEKKGDLYNMENEYYEVLSIAENLK; encoded by the coding sequence TTGGCATTAGTTGATTTGATTGATGTAACTAAAAAATTCGGTTCAAATGTCGTTTTGGACGCTGTAAATTTTAGTGTCAATGACAAAGAACGCATCGCTATCATCGGTAAAAACGGCGGCGGAAAATCAACTTTAATGAAAATTTTATGTGGAATTTATGAAGTCGATGATGGCAGAGTAGTAACGCAAAATAACATAAATATCCAAATGCTAGAACAAGCCCCAAAATTTAGCGAAAATCTATCCGTAAAAGATGTTTTACGAAACGAAGCAAAGGAAATTTATAACGCCATAGCCGAATACGGCGAGATTTTAGATCAAATCGCAAACGAGCCGGATGATAAAGATTTACTTGCGTATCAAGATAGACTTATTAAATTTATAGATTCAAAAGACGGCTGGAATATCGACAATAAAATCGAGCGAATTTTAGTGCATTTCAAGCTAAAAGAGTATGAAAATCGCTCTGCTTGCACACTAAGCGGCGGCGAAATTCGTCGTGTTGCTCTTGGGGGACTAATCTTAAAAAAGCCTGATATTTTGTTGCTTGATGAGCCGACAAACCACCTTGATGTCTATATGGTTAAATTTTTGGAAGAATTCTTACTAAATTCAAAACAAACTATCGTTTTTATTTCGCACGATAGATATTTTATCGATAGACTTGCGACGCGTTGCGTGGAGCTTGAAGACGGGCATTTAAGCAATTTTGACGGCGGTTATGCAAACTATTTAGAAAAAAAACAAGAAATGTTAGCAAGTCTTCAAAAGTCCCATGAAACACTACTTAAACAGCTAAAATACGAAGAAGAGTGGCTTAGACGGGGCGTAAAAGCAAGGCTTAAACGCAACGAAGGCAGAAAAGCTAGAATTTTAGCTATGCGAGAAGAAGCCAAAAAAAATCCGGGCGCAATCCGAAAAGTAAAACTCGAACTCGAACGCGCAAACAAGAGCTTTAACAAAGGCGGACTTGATGAAAATCGCCGTAAAATGCTTTTTGAATTTAAAAATGTCAGCAAAAAACAGAACGAAAAAACGCTATTTTCAAATTTTAACGCTAGGGTCTTGCAAGGCGAGAGAATCGGCATAGTAGGGGCTAATGGCGCAGGCAAAAGCACACTTTTAAAGATTATGCTTGGCGAGAGTAAAATCGACGGCGGCGAAATCAAACGGGGCGATATTAAAATCGGCTATTTTGATCAAAGCAGAACGGGCATTAGCGATGATAAGAGCTTGATTGAAATTTTCTGCCCAAACGGCGGCGACCATATAATGGTTAGAGGGCATTATATGCATGTCTATGGGTATCTTAAAAACTTTTTATTTCCAAAAGAGTTTTTGGATAAGCCTGTAAGCGTGTTAAGCGGTGGCGAGAGAAATCGCCTAGCTTTGGCAAAGCTTTTTACGCAAGAGTTTGATTGTTTGATTTTAGATGAGCCGACAAATGACCTTGACATCGCCACTATAAACATTTTAGAAGAGTATTTGATGAGTTTTGAAGGTGCCGTTATCGTCGTCAGCCACGATAGATATTTTGTCGATAAAATCACAAATAAACTTTGGGCGTTTGAAAACGGAAATATAGATCAAATTTATGTGCCATATAGCGAGTATTTGGAGTATGAAGATGAGATAAAAGAGCTTGATGAAATCGAAAAAGAATTCGATAGCAAAAAGCCAAACGACGCAAACAAAAAAGAAAAAACACAAAGCGCAAAACTCTCATACAAACAAAGCAAAATCCTTGAAGAATATCCTGCCCTAATCGAAGCCTTAGAAATTCGCATAAAAGAGCTAAACAAAGCACTCTCAACGCCTGAAATTTACCAAGAAGTCGGAATTCAAACGCTTTTTGAAGAGCTTGAAGAGAAAAAAGGCGATTTGTATAATATGGAAAACGAATACTACGAAGTTTTATCGATTGCTGAGAATTTAAAATAA
- a CDS encoding M48 family metallopeptidase: MVWFLVFLYIIYTIYKIFLSNLELNFVRQKMNEKAVVLSEEDYKQAAKTAIINQKFSIFSDFYGLLVAVFWIVFGASFLQNFIYESGVFQNEIFKATALVVAFLIINSLLSLPLDIYSSFVKDKKLGFSNMTPKIFIIDTLKSLLLMLIFGSLFVCALIFCIQNLGNFWWIWAFLFSFCVILLINLIYPTIIAPMFNKMSPLQDGELKEQICELLQKCGFKSSGVFVMDASKRDKRLNAYFGGFGATKKVVLFDTLIEKLTQNEILAVLGHELGHFKHGDILKNIALSFVLLGVIFAVFGNMPSSVFSSLNLKLDGGAILVFMILFLPILQAFLEPLVSKFSRMHEFGADEFASSVRNKDDMISALTKLGSENKAFPISHKIYSAVYHSHPSLYERIEELK; this comes from the coding sequence ATGGTTTGGTTTTTGGTGTTTTTATACATTATTTACACGATTTACAAGATTTTTTTGTCGAATTTAGAGCTAAATTTTGTGCGTCAGAAAATGAACGAAAAAGCCGTAGTTTTAAGCGAAGAAGATTATAAACAAGCGGCAAAAACTGCAATCATAAATCAAAAATTTAGCATTTTTAGCGATTTTTACGGGCTTTTAGTTGCCGTTTTTTGGATAGTTTTTGGGGCTAGTTTTTTGCAGAATTTCATCTATGAAAGTGGCGTTTTTCAAAACGAAATTTTTAAAGCAACTGCCCTTGTCGTAGCATTTTTGATAATAAATTCGCTTCTTAGTTTGCCACTTGATATTTATAGCTCGTTTGTAAAAGATAAAAAGCTTGGTTTTTCAAATATGACGCCAAAAATTTTTATCATCGACACGCTAAAATCGCTTCTTTTAATGCTTATTTTTGGCTCGTTGTTTGTTTGTGCGTTGATATTTTGCATACAAAATTTAGGGAATTTTTGGTGGATTTGGGCGTTTTTGTTTAGTTTTTGCGTGATTTTGCTTATAAATTTGATCTATCCGACCATTATCGCGCCGATGTTTAATAAAATGTCGCCACTGCAAGACGGCGAATTAAAAGAGCAAATTTGCGAACTTTTACAAAAATGCGGATTTAAATCAAGCGGTGTTTTTGTCATGGACGCAAGCAAACGAGATAAACGCTTAAATGCCTATTTTGGTGGATTTGGTGCAACAAAAAAGGTTGTGTTGTTTGATACGCTTATTGAAAAACTAACTCAAAATGAAATTCTTGCGGTCTTAGGGCATGAGCTAGGGCATTTTAAACACGGCGATATTTTGAAAAATATCGCACTTAGCTTTGTGCTTTTGGGCGTGATTTTTGCGGTATTTGGAAATATGCCAAGTTCCGTTTTTTCTAGCCTAAATTTAAAGCTTGACGGCGGGGCGATTTTGGTTTTTATGATTTTGTTTTTGCCGATTTTACAGGCATTTTTAGAGCCTTTGGTTTCTAAATTTAGCCGTATGCACGAGTTTGGAGCCGACGAATTTGCTAGTAGCGTTCGCAATAAAGATGATATGATAAGTGCTTTAACAAAGCTTGGTAGCGAAAACAAGGCGTTTCCGATTTCGCACAAAATTTACTCGGCTGTGTATCACTCGCACCCAAGCCTTTATGAGCGTATCGAAGAGCTAAAATGA
- the prmC gene encoding peptide chain release factor N(5)-glutamine methyltransferase: MTINEALKFAKIRVNSDFVAREIIKFCENFTNESLVLNLNAKLSDFDKFSHAVERFAGGVPLEYITNKAEFFGLDFFVDERVLIPRFETEILVKKVLNIASNFKNPKICEIGTGSGIISICLRKNLRGAKIIATDISESAIKVAKLNAKKHGAKIEFRHTSLMDGVEGEFDIIVSNPPYIANSYELDARVLNEPKIALFGGEVGNEILEKIVQIAKTRAKFLACEMGYDQKESMEKILQNANFHAIFYKDLAGFDRGFSAKNRNLV, translated from the coding sequence ATGACGATAAATGAAGCGTTAAAATTTGCTAAAATTCGCGTAAATTCAGACTTCGTCGCAAGGGAAATCATCAAATTTTGCGAAAATTTTACAAATGAGAGTTTGGTTTTAAATTTAAACGCCAAGCTTAGCGATTTTGACAAATTTTCTCACGCCGTCGAGCGTTTTGCCGGTGGCGTTCCGCTCGAATATATCACAAATAAAGCCGAATTTTTCGGACTTGATTTTTTTGTCGATGAAAGGGTCTTGATCCCGCGTTTTGAAACCGAAATTTTGGTAAAAAAGGTGCTAAATATCGCTTCAAATTTTAAAAATCCAAAAATTTGCGAAATCGGCACAGGTAGCGGGATAATCAGCATTTGCCTAAGAAAAAATTTGCGTGGCGCAAAAATCATCGCAACCGATATTTCAGAAAGTGCGATCAAAGTCGCTAAGCTAAATGCTAAAAAACACGGCGCAAAAATCGAATTTAGACACACTTCGCTTATGGACGGCGTGGAAGGCGAATTTGACATAATCGTTTCAAATCCGCCGTATATCGCAAATTCTTACGAGCTAGACGCTAGGGTTTTAAACGAGCCAAAAATCGCACTTTTTGGCGGAGAAGTCGGCAACGAAATTTTAGAAAAAATCGTGCAAATCGCCAAAACTAGGGCAAAATTTTTAGCTTGTGAAATGGGATACGATCAAAAAGAGAGTATGGAAAAAATTTTGCAAAACGCAAATTTTCACGCTATTTTTTACAAAGATTTAGCAGGGTTTGATCGCGGTTTTAGCGCAAAAAACAGAAACTTGGTATAA
- a CDS encoding uracil-DNA glycosylase encodes MTKSQIYRLYCYRAFGYKYVDEGFLLEDYDIWFDDLDKLKKELKFCNLCELCKTRNNVLIPSGNENAKIMIVFESPGFSADKNATAYNGQLGEKFFEIFEEVVGVSVKECYTTFLMKCRIPQNRKIDRNLLLKCAPYLSDEIRILKPKAVLSFGELCAKVLLRNDNLPSLDIIHGSLFKDSGITYIPTFGVNFLLSNPSRIDDFKSDLEKIKQSL; translated from the coding sequence ATGACAAAATCGCAAATTTACAGGCTTTATTGTTACAGGGCATTTGGTTATAAGTATGTCGATGAAGGCTTTTTGCTCGAAGATTACGATATTTGGTTTGATGATTTGGATAAATTAAAAAAAGAGCTTAAATTTTGCAATCTTTGCGAACTCTGCAAAACACGCAACAATGTGCTAATCCCAAGCGGAAATGAAAACGCAAAAATAATGATAGTTTTTGAAAGCCCCGGTTTTAGCGCAGATAAAAATGCGACGGCTTACAACGGACAGCTTGGCGAGAAGTTTTTTGAGATTTTTGAAGAGGTCGTCGGTGTGAGTGTAAAAGAGTGCTACACGACATTTTTGATGAAGTGCAGAATTCCGCAAAATAGGAAAATCGATAGAAATTTACTGCTAAAATGTGCGCCGTATTTAAGCGATGAAATTCGCATTTTAAAGCCAAAAGCAGTGCTTAGTTTTGGCGAACTTTGCGCGAAAGTTTTACTTAGAAATGATAATCTGCCTAGCCTTGATATTATCCACGGAAGCCTTTTTAAAGATAGCGGGATTACCTATATACCGACATTTGGAGTAAATTTTTTGCTTTCAAACCCAAGTAGGATTGATGATTTTAAAAGCGATTTAGAAAAAATTAAGCAGTCTTTGTGA